A single genomic interval of Portunus trituberculatus isolate SZX2019 chromosome 41, ASM1759143v1, whole genome shotgun sequence harbors:
- the LOC123516839 gene encoding neurogenin-2-like → MALDTRMFRWPNPMSFSDLCGENFNETAENNPRLEEYLDAYSDSCDTPSPSPASEEAPPSPTHQRYPHADASTPVYTDLSTPAQSTYASQGYYDDRSYTTDHEAGRGQVQQIAQQEFAAFTPNDGTVTQVNYENFWPSSAATQMHAPSHPSTYQAPGNTTPDVRPQVLLHSQTIFDRKCLRIRRRQSKFVTGEVKKKRRLQANARERRRMNGLNNAFERLREVVPALGNDRKLSKFETLQMAQTYITALAELLKRDKLATSAASSASCLH, encoded by the coding sequence ATGGCACTCGATACCAGAATGTTTCGGTGGCCAAACCCTATGTCTTTCAGCGACTTGTGTGGCGAGAATTTTAACGAGACAGCAGAAAACAATCCACGGCTCGAGGAATACCTGGATGCTTACAGTGACAGTTGTGACACGCCCTCCCCAAGCCCTGCCAGCGAGGAGGCGCCCCCGAGCCCCACCCACCAGCGATACCCCCATGCGGACGCCTCGACCCCTGTATATACTGACCTGTCCACTCCCGCACAGAGCACTTACGCGTCGCAAGGTTATTACGACGATAGGAGTTATACCACCGATCACGAAGCAGGCAGAGGACAAGTGCAGCAGATAGCGCAACAAGAGTTTGCAGCTTTCACACCCAATGACGGCACCGTTACACAGGTTAATTATGAAAACTTCTGGCCTTCCAGTGCAGCTACTCAGATGCACGCCCCGTCTCACCCCAGCACCTATCAGGCACCAGGAAACACCACACCTGATGTCCGTCCCCAAGTTCTTCTACACTCCCAAACTATCTTCGATCGCAAATGCCTAAGGATAAGACGAAGGCAATCAAAGTTCGTGACtggagaagtaaagaagaaacgaCGTCTTCAGGCTAACGCGAGAGAACGGCGGCGCATGAATGGTCTGAATAACGCATTCGAGAGGCTGCGGGAGGTCGTGCCAGCACTTGGAAATGACAGAAAATTATCCAAATTTGAGACGCTACAGATGGCGCAGACCTACATCACTGCCTTAGCGGAACTGCTGAAGAGGGACAAACTGGCCACCTCAGCGGCCTCCTCAGCATCATGTTTACATTAG